The following are encoded together in the Pseudomonas sp. Leaf58 genome:
- a CDS encoding DUF1127 domain-containing protein has translation MKSSCGNALPIALQGPTPNWYTRLLQTLNRWRSNVHNRRILAQLDARLLRDCGISETERQAELSKPFWR, from the coding sequence ATGAAATCCAGCTGCGGCAACGCCTTGCCTATCGCCTTGCAAGGGCCCACGCCCAATTGGTATACACGCCTTTTGCAAACACTGAATCGTTGGCGATCCAACGTCCACAACCGTCGCATCCTGGCTCAGCTCGATGCTCGGCTGCTGCGTGATTGTGGCATTTCAGAAACCGAGCGTCAGGCTGAGTTGTCGAAACCATTTTGGCGATAG
- a CDS encoding CNNM domain-containing protein, producing the protein MTELAILLGCSLASILISGLISCLETVAMLADEFKVRSVVQRRSLTPFQLRMITSVSNRRDQHMAGAMILQVIIGVVSNSTVGILAFNLFSGQAMAIYIGLSIYANIVFARSLPKVVARHHFEGLLVHLAWLMRLVFFLTYPAVMMTTVWIRLFRLDRKRTLRMSELKDIVTYYSENGVIGHLEENILQNALLLQRVLVKDMKPSRGMISVDAGSRLADLETQIPGQHDTYFIIHNHTGIIGVISTRDAAMGVMSDRNARAEDVARAVALIDEDSSIIDALVMLREGKCSRLLVTRNGMPLGVISAKTIYKRIFQGSGHHEAREAPVVA; encoded by the coding sequence ATGACTGAACTCGCCATCCTTCTGGGGTGCTCGTTGGCATCGATTCTGATTTCCGGGCTGATCTCCTGCCTGGAGACCGTGGCCATGCTGGCGGACGAGTTCAAGGTGCGCTCAGTGGTGCAACGGCGAAGCCTGACCCCGTTTCAGCTGCGCATGATTACGTCAGTCAGCAATCGTCGCGACCAGCACATGGCCGGGGCCATGATTCTTCAGGTCATCATCGGCGTGGTGAGCAACAGTACGGTCGGTATTCTGGCGTTCAACCTGTTCTCCGGGCAAGCGATGGCGATCTACATAGGGTTGTCGATCTACGCCAACATCGTGTTTGCCCGCTCACTGCCCAAGGTGGTGGCCCGTCATCACTTCGAAGGCCTTCTGGTGCACCTGGCATGGCTCATGCGGCTGGTATTCTTCCTGACCTATCCGGCAGTGATGATGACCACCGTGTGGATCCGCCTGTTCCGCCTCGATCGCAAACGCACCTTGCGCATGTCCGAGCTCAAGGACATCGTGACGTACTACTCGGAAAATGGCGTGATTGGCCATCTGGAGGAAAACATCCTCCAGAATGCCTTGCTGCTGCAGCGGGTATTGGTCAAGGACATGAAGCCAAGCAGGGGTATGATCAGCGTGGACGCCGGCTCACGCCTTGCTGACTTGGAGACGCAAATCCCCGGTCAGCACGATACCTACTTCATCATCCACAATCACACGGGCATCATAGGGGTGATCTCCACCAGGGATGCGGCCATGGGCGTGATGTCGGATCGCAATGCGCGGGCTGAAGACGTGGCGCGTGCCGTGGCACTGATTGATGAGGACAGCAGCATCATCGATGCCTTGGTCATGTTGCGTGAAGGCAAGTGCTCCCGCTTGCTGGTAACCCGCAACGGCATGCCCCTGGGCGTCATTTCCGCAAAAACGATCTACAAACGGATCTTCCAGGGCTCCGGGCACCATGAAGCCAGGGAAGCGCCAGTTGTGGCATGA